The window TCTGGGGTCTCCTGTGCGGGAGGGCCAGCCCCAGAGAGGGTGGCAGGTGTGTCAGCGTGGCCTGCCACTGCCCATACACAAAACATGTCCTCTGGGAGAGGTTAGCAGTTATCACAGGTGTCTGCTTTAGAGGatgtttgctctttttctttaattaaaagagGGTTGTTTTCCTTAAAAGGGGGACATCCAGGTGAGGGTCCAACCCCTGGGCTCATCCCCAAATGGAGCCCCTGTCCCAGAGGCCTGCCGCCATTACCTGAGTTCTCCAAGTCTGGGTTTTCCAGACGGCAGGGCCTAGATTTGCACAGCTTGTCTGTAGAGAaggaacaaaaaagaatcaaaggtTTCATAGCTCGCAGGATGGGAAGGGGCCCTGTGGGTCATCCCCAACTTGCTCTAGGAAAGCTGGTACTTTTTCTTCCagttctgctgctttatggtgagACCTCCCTTGCCTAGGTTTGACTTGAGATACGAGCAATGGGGCCGGAAAAGAGCCAGCCTCAAAAGCAGGGCCTGTTCTAGGTACTTCTCCTGCTCCCTCACCTCCCTGCCACAACCATGACTGCCTCTCGGAGCCCGTCCCAGCCCAGGACAGGCTGATTTGTGTTTTTTGCATGTCTTCCTCACCTTCTGGTAACTCATGTATGCTCGTGTTGCTGTCCACACAGGACATCTTCCCATGTTAGATGTGGTCCACAGTTCCAGCAGACAGTCTGCCTCTAATTACGAAAACTGGGCCTTGCCAGCCCATGGGCATtactcagccagggccagcagcccACAGCTCTACCAGAGTAGGAACCTGGGCCCATCCTCATGCTTTATCCTCTGCCTGGTCCTGGAGGGGTGGACAGGAAGAGTATCGAAGACCTGCCACAGCCTGAGCTGGAACATAGGGGCACAGAACCCACCTGAGGACTCCTGCCCCCACCCTAGCTCCCACCCAGCACAGGATTTCTGTTCAGTCAAATAACTGCTCTCCTCTTGGAAACTGAGGTTGGGGTTCTTGTCATTTTTGGCAGTAGAGGTCTGTATATCAGTATTGTCGCTAGAAATGAATTCCCTTCCAGCTTCCAGACAGGAAAAGAACCTGACCACATCTGTTTGGCCTTTAAATGGTTCAAGACCTCAGCCATGATGAGGAAACCCTCTTCGGCCTCCCATTAGGCAAGGGGCCAGCTCTGGCTCCGACACTACCAGGGACGAGAAGCATCTTATCTTAGAAGGTCTGTCTCCCTTTAGATGGGATGGTGGAGAGGTGGGAGGACAGGACTGTGCCCCCCTCACTGTTGGTGTGTGTTTAATGTTGCTGTATGTATCCCCTGAAAACAGTGTGGGAAGCCCACCTTCTGCACAGGTGCTCACCCATGTGCCTCTCACCTTTGATGTACTCGCAGTTGTATGTACTGTGCTTGCCCAGGGCCCGGAGGTATATGCGGGTGGGGCCCTGGGCCGGTCTGCTGGCATTGATCACCTGGAAGGTCTCAAAGGGGGGGATCagcacctcctcctcctcagggaAGAAGGAATAGCCCCTGATAGGGACCCCAAGGCAGGTCCAGATGCCAAAGAAGGTTTCCTGACCAAAATGCTGGGCTGTGACATTCCGCAGGGATGCTGAGGCGAAGCCCCCCAGCCGGacagtggccccaggccctgctggCTGGAAGCGCAAGCCTTGCACCCCTCGGAACACCTGGCGGCACTGGGGAGAATGCTGGGCCTTGCTCAGCAGCTGCAAAGCCTCTGTCAGCAGGAAATGGAACGTCTTAAAGGAGAAGTGTTGGAGGTAGTGGGCTCGGGTGCGGCCCGCCTCGCGCAGGGCTGCATTGAACTCCTTGTGCAGGGGGCTGTTGGCTGTGTAGGCCAGGAGGGCCACTCCGTGCTCATCACGGaagccggggggtggggggggcag is drawn from Saccopteryx leptura isolate mSacLep1 chromosome 1, mSacLep1_pri_phased_curated, whole genome shotgun sequence and contains these coding sequences:
- the ART1 gene encoding GPI-linked NAD(P)(+)--arginine ADP-ribosyltransferase 1; protein product: MKSPAMMSLLLVSVGFVEALQVQSHPITRRELFTQERSLDLAPTSFDDQYAGCAAAMTAALPDLNRTEFQANKVYADSWVLASSQWQERQAWGPEWGVSHTRLPPPPPGFRDEHGVALLAYTANSPLHKEFNAALREAGRTRAHYLQHFSFKTFHFLLTEALQLLSKAQHSPQCRQVFRGVQGLRFQPAGPGATVRLGGFASASLRNVTAQHFGQETFFGIWTCLGVPIRGYSFFPEEEEVLIPPFETFQVINASRPAQGPTRIYLRALGKHSTYNCEYIKDKLCKSRPCRLENPDLENSAMSQGSLSTAWSFPLLFWFLVGRKYPENPGLL